A portion of the Agelaius phoeniceus isolate bAgePho1 chromosome 29, bAgePho1.hap1, whole genome shotgun sequence genome contains these proteins:
- the RNF126 gene encoding E3 ubiquitin-protein ligase RNF126 isoform X2 — MAEASPQPGRFFCHCCSAEIAPRLPDYICPRCESGFIEELPEEPRNADNETSSSTSATDQSRHPFENVDQHLFTLPPGYGQFAFGFFDDSFEFPFGSNVQQAEDNRDSENRREREHQSRHRYGARQPRARLATRRASGRHEGVPTLEGIIQQLVNGIIAPTTIPNLGLGPWGVLHSNPMDYAWGANGLDAIITQLLNQFENTGPPPADKEKIQALPTIQITQEHVDSGLECPVCKEDYTVGENVRQLPCNHLFHDGCIVPWLEQDRLELPTVFS, encoded by the exons GACTACATCTGCCCACGGTGTGAGTCTGGTTTTATTGAAGAGCTTCCTGAGGAGCCGAG GAACGCTGACAATGAGACCAGCTCCTCCACGTCAGCCACTGATCAGAGCAGGCATCCTTTTGAG AACGTGGATCAGCACTTGTTCACCTTGCCCCCGGGCTATGGCCAGTTTGCTTTCGGCTTCTTTGACGACAGCTTTGAGTTTCCCTTCGGGTCCAACGTGCAGCAGGCAGAGGACAACCGGGACTCGGAGAACCGGCGGGAGCGCGAGCACCAGTCCCGGCACCGCTACGGCGCCCGGCAGCCCCGCGCCCGCCTGGCCACGCGCCGAGCCTCGGGCAGGCACGAGGGAGTCCCCACGCTGGAAGG AATTATCCAGCAGCTGGTCAATGGAATTATTGCACCGACCACAATTCCAAACCTAGGCCTGGGCCCTTG GGGAGTCCTGCACTCAAATCCGATGGACTATGCCTGGGGTGCCAACGGCCTGGATGCGATTATCACACAG TTACTGAATCAATTTGAAAACACTGGACCGCCACCAGCAGACAAAGAGAAGATCCAAGCCCTCCCCACCATACAGATCACACAGGAGCACGTAG ATTCTGGGTTGGAGTGCCCTGTGTGTAAGGAAGACTACACAGTCGGGGAGAATGTGCGGCAGTTACCGTGCAATCACCTGTTCCACGACGGCTGCATCGTCCCGTGGCTGGAGCAG GACCGTCTGGAGCTGCCCACGGTGTTCAGCTGA
- the RNF126 gene encoding E3 ubiquitin-protein ligase RNF126 isoform X1, translating to MAEASPQPGRFFCHCCSAEIAPRLPDYICPRCESGFIEELPEEPRNADNETSSSTSATDQSRHPFENVDQHLFTLPPGYGQFAFGFFDDSFEFPFGSNVQQAEDNRDSENRREREHQSRHRYGARQPRARLATRRASGRHEGVPTLEGIIQQLVNGIIAPTTIPNLGLGPWGVLHSNPMDYAWGANGLDAIITQLLNQFENTGPPPADKEKIQALPTIQITQEHVDSGLECPVCKEDYTVGENVRQLPCNHLFHDGCIVPWLEQHDTCPVCRKSLSGQNTATNPPGLTGMNFSSSSSSSSSSSSPSNENSSNNS from the exons GACTACATCTGCCCACGGTGTGAGTCTGGTTTTATTGAAGAGCTTCCTGAGGAGCCGAG GAACGCTGACAATGAGACCAGCTCCTCCACGTCAGCCACTGATCAGAGCAGGCATCCTTTTGAG AACGTGGATCAGCACTTGTTCACCTTGCCCCCGGGCTATGGCCAGTTTGCTTTCGGCTTCTTTGACGACAGCTTTGAGTTTCCCTTCGGGTCCAACGTGCAGCAGGCAGAGGACAACCGGGACTCGGAGAACCGGCGGGAGCGCGAGCACCAGTCCCGGCACCGCTACGGCGCCCGGCAGCCCCGCGCCCGCCTGGCCACGCGCCGAGCCTCGGGCAGGCACGAGGGAGTCCCCACGCTGGAAGG AATTATCCAGCAGCTGGTCAATGGAATTATTGCACCGACCACAATTCCAAACCTAGGCCTGGGCCCTTG GGGAGTCCTGCACTCAAATCCGATGGACTATGCCTGGGGTGCCAACGGCCTGGATGCGATTATCACACAG TTACTGAATCAATTTGAAAACACTGGACCGCCACCAGCAGACAAAGAGAAGATCCAAGCCCTCCCCACCATACAGATCACACAGGAGCACGTAG ATTCTGGGTTGGAGTGCCCTGTGTGTAAGGAAGACTACACAGTCGGGGAGAATGTGCGGCAGTTACCGTGCAATCACCTGTTCCACGACGGCTGCATCGTCCCGTGGCTGGAGCAG CATGACACGTGTCCCGTCTGCCGGAAAAGTTTAAGTGGACAAAACACTGCCACAAACCCCCCAGGACTCACAGGGATGAACTTCTcgtcatcctcctcctcctcctcttcctccagctcACCAAGTAATGAAAACTCATCGAACAACTCATGA
- the FGF22 gene encoding fibroblast growth factor 22 isoform X2, which yields MAHGPSPACRPPPAAMRRGGPAAIAACLAGALAVLAGPGPGPGSATGTGRRPPRSYGHLEGDVRWRRLFSATRFFLRIDGGGGVEGTRWRERPGSIVEIRSVRVGVVAIRAVHTGFYLAMNKRGRLYGRSSAPTASSRSASKRTATTPTRRCAGGTAAAPCSSRSIARAGHREGAGQAGSTSPHTSSPCSSAEHRGQLQTVL from the exons ATGGCCCATGGCCCGTCGCCCGCCtgtcgcccgccgcccgccgccatgAGGCGCGGGGGCCCCGCCGCCATCGCCGCCTGCCTGGCCGGGGCACTGGCCGTgctggcggggccggggccggggccgggcagtgCCACCGGGACCGGCCGGCGGCCCCCCCGCAGCTACGGGCACCTGGAGGGCGACGTGCGCTGGCGGCGGCTCTTCTCCGCCACCCGCTTCTTCCTGCGCATcgacggcggcggcggcgtggaGGGAACGCGCTGGAGGGAGCGGCCGGGCA GCATCGTTGAGATCCGGTCGGTTCGTGTCGGCGTCGTGGCCATCCGGGCGGTGCACACCGGATTCTACCTGGCCATGAACAAGCGGGGGAGGCTCTACGG AAGGAGTTCAGCCCCAACTGCAAGTTCACGGAGCGCATCGAAGAGAACGGCTACAACACCTACGCGTCGCTGCGCTGGCGGCACCGCGGCCGCCCCATGTTCCTCTCGCTCAATAGCAAGGGCCGGCCACAGAGAGGGGGCAGGACAAGCCGGCAGCACCTCTCCACACACTTCCTCCCCATGCTCGTCAGCTGAACACCGTGGGCAGCTCCAGACGGTCCtgtag
- the FGF22 gene encoding fibroblast growth factor 22 isoform X4 yields MAHGPSPACRPPPAAMRRGGPAAIAACLAGALAVLAGPGPGPGSATGTGRRPPRSYGHLEGDVRWRRLFSATRFFLRIDGGGGVEGTRWRERPGSIVEIRSVRVGVVAIRAVHTGFYLAMNKRGRLYGSEFSPNCKFTERIEENGYNTYASLRWRHRGRPMFLSLNSKGRPQRGGRTSRQHLSTHFLPMLVS; encoded by the exons ATGGCCCATGGCCCGTCGCCCGCCtgtcgcccgccgcccgccgccatgAGGCGCGGGGGCCCCGCCGCCATCGCCGCCTGCCTGGCCGGGGCACTGGCCGTgctggcggggccggggccggggccgggcagtgCCACCGGGACCGGCCGGCGGCCCCCCCGCAGCTACGGGCACCTGGAGGGCGACGTGCGCTGGCGGCGGCTCTTCTCCGCCACCCGCTTCTTCCTGCGCATcgacggcggcggcggcgtggaGGGAACGCGCTGGAGGGAGCGGCCGGGCA GCATCGTTGAGATCCGGTCGGTTCGTGTCGGCGTCGTGGCCATCCGGGCGGTGCACACCGGATTCTACCTGGCCATGAACAAGCGGGGGAGGCTCTACGGGTCG GAGTTCAGCCCCAACTGCAAGTTCACGGAGCGCATCGAAGAGAACGGCTACAACACCTACGCGTCGCTGCGCTGGCGGCACCGCGGCCGCCCCATGTTCCTCTCGCTCAATAGCAAGGGCCGGCCACAGAGAGGGGGCAGGACAAGCCGGCAGCACCTCTCCACACACTTCCTCCCCATGCTCGTCAGCTGA
- the FGF22 gene encoding fibroblast growth factor 22 isoform X1, whose product MAHGPSPACRPPPAAMRRGGPAAIAACLAGALAVLAGPGPGPGSATGTGRRPPRSYGHLEGDVRWRRLFSATRFFLRIDGGGGVEGTRWRERPGSIVEIRSVRVGVVAIRAVHTGFYLAMNKRGRLYGSVGRTLPPGRDCTRVTGSGQARNRLLLSHALTCTHQAPLPPGDQGGARVLPCPTLGVRGAAAEQSHPSPPSLSCQKEFSPNCKFTERIEENGYNTYASLRWRHRGRPMFLSLNSKGRPQRGGRTSRQHLSTHFLPMLVS is encoded by the exons ATGGCCCATGGCCCGTCGCCCGCCtgtcgcccgccgcccgccgccatgAGGCGCGGGGGCCCCGCCGCCATCGCCGCCTGCCTGGCCGGGGCACTGGCCGTgctggcggggccggggccggggccgggcagtgCCACCGGGACCGGCCGGCGGCCCCCCCGCAGCTACGGGCACCTGGAGGGCGACGTGCGCTGGCGGCGGCTCTTCTCCGCCACCCGCTTCTTCCTGCGCATcgacggcggcggcggcgtggaGGGAACGCGCTGGAGGGAGCGGCCGGGCA GCATCGTTGAGATCCGGTCGGTTCGTGTCGGCGTCGTGGCCATCCGGGCGGTGCACACCGGATTCTACCTGGCCATGAACAAGCGGGGGAGGCTCTACGGGTCGGTAGGTCGGACGCTGCCTCCTGGGAGGGACTGCACCAGAGTcacaggctcagggcaggctcGGAACAGGCTCCTGCTTTCCCATGCCCTGACCTGCACCCACCaagcccctctgcccccaggGGATCAGGGAGGAGCCAgggtcctgccctgccccactcTTGGGGTCCgaggggctgcagctgagcagagccacccctcacccccttccctctcctgccaGAAGGAGTTCAGCCCCAACTGCAAGTTCACGGAGCGCATCGAAGAGAACGGCTACAACACCTACGCGTCGCTGCGCTGGCGGCACCGCGGCCGCCCCATGTTCCTCTCGCTCAATAGCAAGGGCCGGCCACAGAGAGGGGGCAGGACAAGCCGGCAGCACCTCTCCACACACTTCCTCCCCATGCTCGTCAGCTGA
- the FGF22 gene encoding fibroblast growth factor 22 isoform X3 — translation MAHGPSPACRPPPAAMRRGGPAAIAACLAGALAVLAGPGPGPGSATGTGRRPPRSYGHLEGDVRWRRLFSATRFFLRIDGGGGVEGTRWRERPGSIVEIRSVRVGVVAIRAVHTGFYLAMNKRGRLYGSKEFSPNCKFTERIEENGYNTYASLRWRHRGRPMFLSLNSKGRPQRGGRTSRQHLSTHFLPMLVS, via the exons ATGGCCCATGGCCCGTCGCCCGCCtgtcgcccgccgcccgccgccatgAGGCGCGGGGGCCCCGCCGCCATCGCCGCCTGCCTGGCCGGGGCACTGGCCGTgctggcggggccggggccggggccgggcagtgCCACCGGGACCGGCCGGCGGCCCCCCCGCAGCTACGGGCACCTGGAGGGCGACGTGCGCTGGCGGCGGCTCTTCTCCGCCACCCGCTTCTTCCTGCGCATcgacggcggcggcggcgtggaGGGAACGCGCTGGAGGGAGCGGCCGGGCA GCATCGTTGAGATCCGGTCGGTTCGTGTCGGCGTCGTGGCCATCCGGGCGGTGCACACCGGATTCTACCTGGCCATGAACAAGCGGGGGAGGCTCTACGGGTCG AAGGAGTTCAGCCCCAACTGCAAGTTCACGGAGCGCATCGAAGAGAACGGCTACAACACCTACGCGTCGCTGCGCTGGCGGCACCGCGGCCGCCCCATGTTCCTCTCGCTCAATAGCAAGGGCCGGCCACAGAGAGGGGGCAGGACAAGCCGGCAGCACCTCTCCACACACTTCCTCCCCATGCTCGTCAGCTGA